The Dermacentor variabilis isolate Ectoservices chromosome 4, ASM5094787v1, whole genome shotgun sequence genome contains the following window.
GAGTCATTTATCTCTCCCACAAATATAATTTCGTTTGTGCTCACAGGTTTGATGTATGGTTCTTTTACCCACCCACTGATGGCGAAGTTGTAGGACTCAAGGCTCttcttgtttttgatttgctgtcTCATGAGAAAGCTTGTTCTTGTCACGAGGAATTCATAAAGGTCGATGTCCGGCCACTCACTCCATCCTTTGAGGCAGTCTGCTACCGGCAACTGTAGTGGGTCACAGCCACACCGGGCGAGCTTTTCTTTGTAGTGGCGAAGGTCGTCGCCGCGTAGGCACGAAGGAAGCGTAGTTCATCTTATCTACGCGGCTCTTCGACGATGCCATCACAGTAGCAATGCAGTAACTTTGTAACAAGCAACCGCACACAAACACTCATGAGAGGCGCGAGCCTTGCTGTTGCGAAGGGAAGCTTGCATGGCAAAAATCAGCGCGGAGAACTCGTGATCTTTGCGAGATAGTGAGGCAGCAAATGCGGCTGGCATGGTGGCACTGAAGCTATGCGTTGCCGATAGTACAAGATGGCCTCCACTAGATGCTGCGCTGCCGCTGACATCACCTGAATACCTCCTATTTCCGCAAAAATATTTCGTAAAAAATTTTTTTATGCGCAGTGCTTTGTATGGTGCGAAGACCAAATGGCTAAATCCATCATGGGCCAAACGTGTTGTCCAAATCCAGGGCGCAATGACAGCTAACCCTCGATATGAATTTTAAATCTTGAAGGCCATGTTGTTGCTGACTGCATGCAACAAAAGCGGATTCGAAGCCAGAATACACGTGGAGGTCATGGATGTACCGTATACAATCGACTAAGGGCTGCGCTAATGTAAGGGTCGCTTCCCCTAACTTTGCAGtgcaaatattgaaaaaaaaaaaaaaaaattctcgccAGCAAACGGCAGCGTCGGCGCGTCTTGCGTACGGCGCATTTTGCGGGAGCCACCAGATGGCAATAGCTGTCCTGCGGCTTCGTCATGCAGAGCTATCTGGGAGGTCTTGTTGCTTTTCTCGCCGGCGCCATTGATCCTTTGTGCCGCCGTTCATTTTGACGACTGCCTATAGCACAACTGCTCGCCATGGAAAATAAAAAACGCTTAACCATGTACGATGCTGCATTGAAACTTCAAGTTGCTGCATACGCCAAATAGAATGGAAAACGTGCAGCCGGCCGGAATTTCCACGTCGACGACAAGTGCGTGCGTCGCTGGTGCGACCCAAAAGGAAGAGCTGGCCGCAACAGATAAGACAAGGAAAGCATTCCTCGGCAAGTCCTGCAAATTTCCAACACTCGAGAAGGAGCTCATGAAGCACGACATGGACATCAGGAAAGAGGCAGACTTCAGACGCCAGTACTCTGAATGGATGGCAGCGGGCCACCATGAGAAAACGCCGACCAGACGACTAAGCAGGCCGTCACTTCAGCTGGTCTGCTCTTGAATTTTAAACGTGTAGGGTGCGGTGTGGATGGAcattgggcttcttcgattttccacttctggctacccgcgggctgccagagcgtcttcgtttttctcaaGTTGCTCcacccaccgcgctacgcacttccgttGGGATTTCGTTTTGCTCgtgctggacggttctggctacccgcgggctgccagaacctgccaggaggattttggtctggctgctctctggaagttctctggctagcagacgactaaaagaggcgatgggcgcttgCCGCCATTTTTAGGGgtcttcacggattgcaacgcgggtgcttgaggagttaaatttacctcgctcagccaactatctacggtcatcttcgaatttccttacttctagcgttatctttttaggtgctaacgctccgttcagcatcgcgaagcggtgtgatacgagccgtggagaaccgtttgaagcttttgtgtgtgtgtcccctgattgcttcttcgTGGCAGTGAACAGCGCGCCACACTCTCAtacgtgcatgttatctgcatcgtgttccacgcaagttgtagacgctcattcacacgttgcggtacattttgggttcgtctttctctggtggcgttccttttcacatatttcgcgtatgtatatctctcctttctctgcagttagcgaaggctttgcagttagcccgtgttcgctccgtctctctgTCGTATGtttaggtggcagctcgaaaccgatatgtgttcgaactgcaggccgttgatctaagaatacactgattgcactctgtacatttagacacacgtacattcgcttattgctctcatgattgcgaccaatgttgtttttcgtgtgaaatgttcgctggtcacaggcgacgtgcattttcacgcgccagccgcgtccccagctcttTAAGtaagaagcaccatcagc
Protein-coding sequences here:
- the LOC142577658 gene encoding uncharacterized protein LOC142577658, which codes for MENVQPAGISTSTTSACVAGATQKEELAATDKTRKAFLGKSCKFPTLEKELMKHDMDIRKEADFRRQYSEWMAAGHHEKTPTRRLSRPSLQLVNKLVQLGGRNPNAAVKRMLIYLFADKLATEYSWHGKKGKRKFSDLWLCQHLFTAVRRHFPQSTRDDIESTAKSWLCHAPERANGREGARGM